One window of the Anopheles cruzii chromosome 2, idAnoCruzAS_RS32_06, whole genome shotgun sequence genome contains the following:
- the LOC128269507 gene encoding arylsulfatase B, with protein sequence MEYPVRRPQKRGICFIVTLFAIVLVATEADDAPCATPPNIIFILADDLGWNDVGFHGSAQIPTNNLDALAYSGIILNRYYVHPICTPSRSALMTGKHPIHTGMQHTVLYAMEPRGLPLTEKLLPEYMKDLGYSNHMLGKWHLGHYQLRYTPLQRGFESHTGFWTGHQHLNDHTAVEHGHWGLDMRRGYNVAYDLHGSYTTQVLGKEAVEIVQTHNTSRPLFLYVAHGAVHSANSYDFLPAPDETVAELSGIENYRRRKFAAMMVELDRTVGQLVTALHSRNMLSNTIIVFSTDNGGPAEGFNDNAASNWPLRGVKNTLWEGGVRGAGFIWSPLLQNSSRVSLQTIQISDWLPTLYEAAGGNVSSLPANLDGVSVWKELNNGNPTNRIEVLHNIDDIWQSAALAVGNWKIVKGTHYNRTWDGWYGPSGTREEKAYALDAIIRGRTGRVLAELKMLPTKKQIIKLRREATVSCGEGFHMANECNPLTSVCLYDLEKDPCEYRNLADDYPHILQSLLARLADYNSTAIPPTNMKDDPRGDPSLWNYTWHNFGDEPAAEGESDYYDAPELEVLLASGDNRSFE encoded by the exons ATGGAGTACCCAGTGCGACGGCCACAAAAACGTGGAATCTGCTTTATTGTTACGCTTTTTGCCATCGTGCTGGTCGCTACGGAGGCGGATGATGCTCCCTGTGCTACACCGccaaacataatttttattttggcCGACGATTTGGGATGGAACGATGTGGGGTTTCATGGCTCGGCGCAGATTCCTACGAACAATCTTGACGCGCTGGCCTATTCTGGTATCATCCTGAACCGATACTACGTACATCCCATTTGCACTCCGTCGCGATCCGCTTTGATGACCGGAAAACACCCCATTCACACCGGAATGCAACACACGGTTTTGTACGCGATGGAGCCGAGAGGACTTCCGCTTACGGAAAAGCTGCTGCCCGAGTATATGAAGGATTTGGG GTACTCCAACCACATGCTCGGGAAGTGGCATCTGGGACACTACCAGCTACGCTACACGCCGCTTCAGCGAGGTTTCGAAAGCCACACCGGCTTCTGGACCGGCCATCAGCACCTTAACGATCATACGGCGGTAGAGCACGGCCACTGGGGACTCGATATGCGGCGCGGATACAACGTGGCCTACGATCTGCACGGATCATACACCACGCAAGTACTCGGCAAGGAAGCGGTAGAAATCGTGCAAACGCACAACACGAGCCGACCCTTGTTCCTGTATGTTGCCCACGGTGCTGTCCATTCGGCCAACTCGTACGATTTTCTGCCTGCCCCCGATGAGACCGTGGCCGAGCTGTCGGGCATCGAGAATTATCGGCGCCGCAAATTTGCCGCCATGATGGTGGAGCTGGATCGGACAGTTGGGCAGCTGGTAACGGCGCTTCATTCCCGCAATATGTTGTCCAACACTATCATCGTATTTAGCACCGACAATGGAGGTCCTGCCGAGGGCTTCAACGATAATGCGGCCTCCAATTGGCCTCTTCGGGGCGTGAAGAACACACTCTGGGAGGGCGGAGTACGTGGGGCAGGTTTCATCTGGAGTCCTCTGCTTCAAAACTCCAGCCGTGTTTCCCTTCAGACGATACAGATTTCCGACTGGCTACCGACGCTCTACGAAGCCGCGGGTGGCAATGTCAG CTCGTTGCCAGCGAACCTGGATGGTGTCAGTGTGTGGAAGGAGCTAAACAACGGTAACCCGACTAACCGTATTGAGGTATTACACAATATCGACGACATTTGGCAATCGGCGGCCCTGGCCGTGGGCAATTGGAAGATTGTTAAGGGTACGCACTACAATCGCACCTGGGATGGCTGGTATGGGCCATCGGGTACGAGAGAAGAAAAGGCGTACGCACTGGACGCCATCATTAGGGGGCGCACGGGTCGCGTGTTGGCTGAGTTGAAAATGCTTCCGACGAAGAAGCAGATCATAAAGCTACGTCGCGAAGCCACCGTTTCCTGTGGGGAAGGGTTCCACATGGCCAACGAATGCAACCCACTGACAAGCGTTTGCCTGTACGACCTGGAGAAAGATCCCTGCGAATACCGCAATCTGGCGGACGATTATCCACATATTCTGCAGAGCTTACTCGCACGGCTGGCGGATTATAACAGTACCGCGATACCACCGACCAATATGAAGGATGATCCTCGCGGTGACCCAAGCCTTTGGAACTACACGTGGCACAACTTTGGCGATGAACCAGCTGCTGAAGGTGAGTCAGATTATTACGACGCGCCGGAACTGGAAGTATTGCTCGCTTCGGGCGACAATCGTTCTTTCGAGTAA